AGCTAAAAGCGACATCACCTATTCGGCAGACGAGCAAGAGATTGTCGAGCAAATCAAGGAACTGATCGAAACACGCGTGCGCCCCGCCGTTGCACAAGATGGTGGCGATATCGTGTTCCATTCGTTCAAAGAAGGTATCGTGCACCTCGAAATGCATGGCGCGTGCTCGGGCTGCCCAAGCTCAACGGCCACGCTGAAAAACGGCATCGAGAACATGCTGAAACATTATATTCCCGAAGTGATTGCAGTAGAGCCCGTTGCTTAGGCGTTGATGTCGAGGAGAGCTTGGTCGAGTTCTTGTTGAACTTTTAGAACCTTAAGGTTCGCCTTATAGGTATAGGTTGAGAGGTTCTGCTCAATCGCTTCTTCTTCCAGCGATACGCCTTCGCTCTCAACATTCACCACATCGGTACGCACGCCACCTTCCACCACCGAAGACTGCACCACGCGCTGTGATGTAAAATTCGGCGTGGTCGCATTTGCCGTGTTATGAGCGCTCACCGACAAGCGGCGCTCCGCAGCGTTCAAACCCGTCAGTGCAATTTTCGATGCGTCAATCATGCATACCCCATTGGTCTATGCTTATAGCATATCAGGGGATATTTAACAAAGATTGAATAATAGAATGGATTTGAAGGGTATTTTATCTATCTGGGCATGACTAAATTGCCAGCCTGCGCATCGCTATATAGCTCGTAATTACGGCTGTTAAACAATTGATAATGCCACCATTCATTGCGGTAGAAGTCATAGCCTGCGGTCGTCATGATGCCCATGAGCAATAGGCGGTTTTTCTGCGCCTCGGCTGAGATTTCCATGTTTCCATGGTGGGATAGTGGCGTGAAGGCGTCAAACGCCGTACCCATGTCGAGCTCCACGCCGTCCTTGGTCAAATTCAAATCAATCGCCGTACCACGTGAATGGGGAGAACCTTTGTTAGGGTCGGCCAGAAAACTTGGGTCAGGCGTATGGTTCCAGAGTTTCCACTGTGCCTCGGTGGGGCGATACGCGTCGAACACAATAAATCCCAAACCTTGTGCCTTCGCCAATGCAATAGCCACTTTCAATTTCTCGGCAGCTTCAGGGTGCAGTAGGCACTTTGCGTCGGCGCGGTAAACGGGTTCGCCTGTAAAATTATCTGACGTAGCGTAACGCAAATCAATTTTTACGCCGTATTCTTTCTCGGTAATCTCAACGAGCATCGGCCAAGGTCTTTGCATGTTGGGTTTGAACCATCACCTGACACGCACCGCTAAGTGCCTTGCGGTCTTCGAAATCTTCCAGCAATTGCGGTGGGTGAAAATGCATCGTCGCGGTGATGGACTGGTAGCCCATCAACCGCAAGAAATGGCCAAAAAACGTCGCCTCCCCTACCCATGCCACGTGGTCACGCAGCGTGTCGGGAATGAGTTGGTCATTGATGTGCGTGTAGCTGATGGTCACAGGCTGCACGGGCAGATTATAATTTTCAGCCAAGCTAAAGAAGCCGCTTTTGAATGGCTTCACATTGAGGCCATCATTCGTAGTACCTTCAGGGAAAATACACACCACTTTGCCCATATCGAGCTTTTCGAGCATCTCTTCGCGCGCCTCTTGCATTTGGCTGGGCTTACGCTCCACGAATACGCAATCGGCTAGCACGGCCATAAAACCAATGACAGGCCAAGAACGGATTTCACGTTTGGGAGTGAAAGAAACAGGCAGCTTGCTGCCTATGATAAATATATCTGCATAGCTTGCGTGATTGGCTACCAACAAAAGCGGACGCTTGGTTGACAGCTCGCCCACCACTTTTACTTTTAGTGAAAGAATACTTACGACACCTTTGAGATGCATATGCACCAACCAACGGCGAATCGACTGGCTACGCAGCAACCACATCACAAATACGGGGATAAGCCAGAAAATGGTCCATACAAAAAGGAGTGTCGCACGCAGTATGATACGCAACTTATACGGTGATTGGATTTCTTTCACTTACGCCCCGGCCTGATATTTGTTGGCGTATTTTTCACCGATACTATCCATACGCACCACGATGGATACGTCAGTTGTGTTGAATGCGTAATCGACTACGGCACCGTCACCAATATACCCGCCAAGACGAAGATAGCCTTTGATAAGCGTTGGCAGTTGATTGAGCGCACTGCGCGGATCAATCGCCTCTTTCGCCATGAGATTGATGTTGGTGTAATACTGGTCAAGTGCGCGCGGACGAATATCCTCTGGCGCGAGATGAAAATGATGCAGGTACGCCAGTGCAAGCTGGTGGGCTTTAGGGTCCGTACCCGCAAAACTTGCACAACCGAATAATAGCTTAACATCTTTTGCTGTTACGAACGCGCCAATACCCTTCCATAGCAACTGAATGACGGGGCGAGTACGATAGGGAATTTCCACGCAGCTACGCCCAAGCTCCATAATTTCGCCCTGATGGTCGATCAGCTTGTCGATATTATATTCGCCTTGCGTGTAAAAATTACCGATCTGCTTCATGTTAGTGCGCGTCAGTAGGCGGTATGTTCCCACGATTTTCTCGTCACCACTGCGCGAATTATCCAGCACTAGCACATGGTGGCAGGCCGGATCGTATTGATCGAAGTCACGCTTTTGTGTGCGCACTTCTTGATTGGCACTCGCACCCATTTCTTCGCAGAACACGCGATAACGCAAGCGCTGCGCAGCATGAACTTCTGCTTCACTTTCAGCAAGACGCACCACAAGGTTACCTTGCACAATGGGTTCAAAGACAGGGTCAAAGGTCATAGATTATTTGCTTTCCAGTGGTACGCAGTAAAGCTCCAAGCGGTGATCTACCAGCTTGTAGCCCAGCTCTTTTGCTATGCGTACCTGTAGTTTCTCGATTTCTTCATTGCTGAACTCAATCACCTGCCCTGATTTCAAATCAATCAGGTGGTCGTGATGTTCTTCCGACATTTCTTCGTAACGTGAGCGACCATCACCAAAATCATGGCGCTCGATAATTCCTGATTCTTCCAGCAGCTTCACCGTGCGGTAAACGGTGGCAATACTGATATTCGCGTCCAATTTCACGGCGCGTTGATAGAGCAGCTCAACATCGGGGTGGTCATGAGAATCGCTAAGCGCACGCGCAATAGTGCGGCGTTGACCTGTCATTTTCAGGCCTTTTTCGATACATTTCTTCTCAAGATTTGAAGGCATGGCGCGCAGTCTAGTCATGAACAGCGTTAAGGCAAGCAAAACACTCAATTTATTCCGCTATGCAGCATCCAAGCCGATATCCACAGCGCGTACAGAATGCGTGAGGCGGCCTACCGATATCACATCCACCCCTGTTTTGGCGATGGCTTGAACCGTTTCGAGCGATACATTGCCCGATGCCTCGGTCATTACATTCTTTGGCTTAGCAATCGCGACTGCCTTGCTTAAGGTTGCATTATCCATGTTATCGAGCAGCACAATATCAGCACCGGCGGCTACGGCTTCTTCCACTTGTTTGAGCGTGTCGCACTCTACTTCCACACGACTTGAAAATGGTACGTTCTGTTTTGCTGTTTTGACGGCAGCTTCGACGCTACCCGCAATGGCGAGGTGGTTATCTTTGATGAGCACCGCGTCGTAAAGTCCCATACGGTGATTATGGCCACCGCCGCAGCGCACGGCATATTTCTGTAACTCGCGCCAGCCTGGTAATGTCTTACGCGTATCGACAATCTTTGCACCTGTTCCCGCCACCGCATTCACATAAGCGCGTGTAATGAGTGCGATACCTGAAAGATGCTGCAAGATATTAAGCGCCACGCGCTCACCCGCTAGAATGGCGCGCACTGGCCCTTCAATCGTGGCGATGGTTGCGCCTGCTTCAATCAAGTCACCTTCAGCAACTTTAAGCTCAACTTTACAGCGCTCATCGAGCAAGCTGAAAAGCATGGGCACGAAAATGCTGCCTGCCACGACTAAGTCTTCACGGGCACGAAAACCATAGTTTCCAGAGGCTTGCTCAGGGATAACCACCGCACTGGTGATATCGCCACTGCCGATATCTTCTTGCAATGCACTCATCAAAAATGCCTGAATATCGAATGTCCGTTGCATCTGCCCCTCATGAATACTATTTGATGGTCAGTAGTGATACGTGAGAAAACCATGGCTGCCAATAGCTATCCTGTCATCCACCACGCGTTTGATGTGCTGATTATCGGCTCGGGCGGCGCTGGCTTGCGTGCGGCAATTGCCGCAAGCACTGGCAATCTGCGTGTTGCTGTTGTTTCTAAAGTACAGCCGCAACGCAGCCATACCATGGCGGCGCAGGGCGGCATTTCGGCGGCATTAGGTAATCGCGGCACAGATGACTGGCGTTGGCATATGTATGATACGGTGCGCGGTTCTGACTGGCTCGGCGACCAAGATGCCATTGCCCGCTTATGCGAAAAAGCGCCCGAGGCAATTCGCGAATTGGCAGATTGGGGCGTTCCTTTCACGCGTGATGAAAATGGCAATATCTATCAACGCCCTTATGGTGGACAAACAGTGGAATATGGCAAAGGTCCTGCTTATCGCGCGTGCGCGGCGGAAGACCGCACAGGCCAAGCCATCATGCAAACGCTGATTCACAAGGCTAAATCTCAACCTGTTACCTTCTTTAGCGAATTTTTTGCGCTCGATCTATTGATGGAAAACGGCGTTTGTCAGGGCATTGTTGCATGGGATATGGCTACGGGCACGTTCCATGCGTTCCAAGCACAGCTTACTATCTTGGCGACTGGTGGTTATGGGCAGGTCTATAACTCGACCACCGCAGCACATACCTGCACAGGTGATGGCAATGCGATGGTCTTGCGCGCAGGCCTGCCTTTGATGGATATGGAATTCGTGCAGTTCCACCCTACGGGGCTTTACGGCACAGGCATTCTGATTACCGAAGGCGCGCGCGGCGAAGGCGCATTCCTTGTGAATGCGAATGGCGAACGCTTCATGAATCGCTACGCTCCGCAAACGAAAGACCTCGCTAGCCGCGACGTCATTGCACGCTCCATGCTGCGTGAGATTCAAGAAGGGCGAGGATGTGGCACGAAACGTGACCATCTACATATCGACATGCGACATCTGAGCGAAGAGACATGGGAAACGAAATTACCCTATATTGATTCGCTAGTGAAAATGGTGCTCAAGCTCGACCCGCGCAAAGACCTGATACCCGTTGTTCCAACCGTGCATTACACGATGGGCGGCATTCCGACTAATGTTGAAAATCAGGTGATGAATGCGCAAGGCGAGCGCGTAAAAGGCTTAATGGCAATTGGTGAAGCTGCGTGTAATTCGATTCATGGCGCGAATCGCTTAGGCTGTAATTCCCTGCTCGACTTAATGGTGTTCGGCAAGGATGCGGGCGTGTGGGCGAATGAGCACCTTACCCCCGGCGCAGCACTGCCAACTCTTAAAAAAACAACGATCGACGCCGCGCTAAAATGGTTCGATAGCATCATCACTATGAATGGGCATTTACCTGCCAGCTCCATGCGCAAACAAATTCAAGAAACCATGAGCACATGCGCTCCTATTTTCCGCACTGAAGATATTATGGTGGTGGGCGCAAAGCAGCTACAGACCCTAGCACAGCGTTGCCACGAATCGCTCGGACTCAAGGATAAATCCCTTGTGTGGAATAACGAGTTGGTCGGCGCGCTTGAAACGAAAAATCTGTTACTGCAAGCGATTGCAACTATGCGCGCAGCGCTGGAGCGCAAGGAAAGTCGCGGCGCGCATTACCGCGAAGATTACCCTGCGCGTGATGATGTGCACTGGCTAAAGCATAGTTTAGTGGGCGTTGAGGTAAAAGGCGCTTCGCATTACAATACGCGCGAGGTGCGCAAGCCCGAAACCCCTGAAGCACCTTATTTCGAGCCAGAGGCGAGAGTGTATTAAAAACAGGAGTACGATTGCATGTTCAGAATTCTGGTGCTTGTGTGCCTTATTAGTTTTAGTTCGCAATCTTTTGCAGGAAGTGATGTGCAGCTTACAAAAATTATGCAGTTAGCAAGGGATATTCTCCCTAATGCAAAATTATCAGATGGCTCGTTTGTCCCACCAGAAACTGACGAAGAAAAGAAATCTCCCGTGATTCCTCCTGAAGATGCTAAAAGAGTAACTATTGCTGGTGCAAATACAGGCATAGCGGAGTGGTGCGGATTAGATTGGCAAAACCTTAGCTATCTGAAATTTATGAAACAGGAGCGCGCTAAACTGATTTGGAGTGACAAACAAATGGCGTATATTGGCTTACTTCATGGAATCATGCAGGGAGCAACATCAGATATGATGGCTAAGGAAAAGGGCGCATGCCCGCCAGAATTGGCTAAACAAGCCAAAGAGAAATTATTGGTTATGTATCCCAATAGTTAGGCTTAAACACTCATCTCCAACATCCTTAATAACGGCTTTTTCGCGGCCGTAATTTGCGCCGCCGTCATTTCGAGGGATGGCGACTTATCGCGCATGCAGGCATAGAGTTTTTCGATCGTATTCATCTTCATAAACTCACAGGTATTACATGCCACGCACGCGCCACCATCGAGCGCCGAGGGAACGGGGTAAAATTTACTACCCTGCGCGTTCTTTTCCATTTGATGGATGATACCCGCCTCGGTCATCACCAGAAATTCTTCGCCTATGCGCGCCTGTGTGAATTTGAGTAGCGCCGAAGTGGAGCCAATAAAATCGGCGTGATTGAGCAATGCCTCAGGGCACTCTGGGTGTGCAATCACATGCGCTTTGGGGTGATGAGTCTTGAGCTTGATGAGCTCACGCTCCGAAAAGCGCTCATGCACCATGCAACTTCCGTCCCACAGCACCATGTTGCGGCCTGTTTTTTTATTGAGATAGCTGCCGAGGAACTTATCTGGCGCGAAGATGATTTTCTGATCCTTCGGCAGTTGATTGATGATTTTCTCAGCATTGCTGGATGTCACGATGATATCGCTCAGCGCTTTAATTTCAGCAGAGCAGTTAATATAGGTGACAACAATATGGTCGGGGTATTTGGCCTTGAACGCTGCGAATCTGTCTGGTGGACATGAAATCTCGAGCGAGCAGCCTGCTTTCAAATCTGGCAACAACACCAGCTTGTCGGGGTTGAGGATTTTCGCGCCCTCTGCCATGAATTTTACGCCACAAAATACAATCACGTCCGCCGTGGTTTTTTGTGCTTCTTGTGCAAGCTGAAGCGAATCGCCAATGAAATCGGCGATGTCTTGAATATCATCTTCCTGATAGTAATGCGCCAGAATCACCGCATTCATTTCGGTTTTGAGGCGCTTTATCTCTGCTTCATAGTCCATGAGGGATACATAACGTCTTTTATTTAAGGTTCAATCACCATCACGCTGTTTTGGTCACAGAAACGTAGTATTTCCAACATTGCGTCACGCTCGATGGCTACGCAGCCTTCCGTTCCGCGCCAGTCGGGCTGCGCGAGATGCCAGAAAATCGCACTGCCATTGCCTGCAATAATCGGGTCGTCATTATAGCCTAAGGGCACGATGAGGTCATAGGCATGGTCGTCGCGCCAGAGTTTCTCATGGCTTGCATCAAAGGGCAGCTTTACGGGTTTATTGTAAAGCTCGTGCTTAGGATCATCGCACCAGCCATCATTGGGCGAAAGCGCGATAAGCGGCAACTGCGTAAGGGGTGGCGGGCTTATACGGTCGGGTCGGTAATAGCAGGCACGCAGCGCAAACCGCCCGATGGGGGTAGCCAAATCCCCTTCCCGCTTATGGCTGGTAAGCCCGCTACGGCCAACAGCAGCGCGGGTTTTACGCCCATCTGCCGTTAGTGTTTTTCCATCGCATAAAAGCTGCATAATACTTGAAACCCCTGCATTTCTGCCGTATTACCCTGAATCATGAACCCCAAACCACTTACACCCCTGCTCGACCGCGTGCAATACCCTGCTGATACGCGGGGGCTTTCGCTTGACGAATTAAAGCAGCTTGCCAAAGAACTGCGCGACGAAATGGTCGATGCCGTGGCACAAACAGGCGGCCATTTAGGTGCAGGCTTGGGTGTGGTGGAATTGACGGTGGCGCTTCATCACGTATTCAATACGCCAAACGACAAAATTATCTGGGATGTAGGGCATCAAGCCTATCCGCATAAAATTCTCACGGGGCGTCGTGATAAAATCCGCACCATTCGCCAAGGCGGTGGTTTGTCGGGTTTTTGTAAGCGCGATGAATCGGAATATGATGTGTTCGGCGCAGGCCACAGCTCTACCTCGATTTCTGCGGGGCTTGGCATGGCAGTGGCGCGCGACTTTGCAAAACAAGACCATGAAATCGTCTGCGTGATTGGTGATGGCGCCATGAGCGCTGGCATGGCCTATGAAGCAATGAATAATGCGGGCGCATTGGGTTCGCGTTTGATCGTGATTCTCAACGACAATGACATGTCGATTGCGCCACCAACTGGTGCGCTTAGTGCCTATCTGTCGCGCCTGATCTCATCGAAATCGTACCGCTCGCTGCGCCATATCGGCAAAATGGTGGCGAGCAAATTCCCTGAACCACTTCAGCGCGCCGCCAAATCGACCGAGGCGCACATCCGTACCTATGCAACGGGCGGCACGTTGTTTGAAGCACTAGGCTTTTATTATGTTGGGCCAGTGGATGGCCATAATCTTGACCATTTATTACCTGTGCTCAAAAACGTGCGCGACGAGAAAAAATCAGGCCCAGTGTTGATTCACGTAGTGACACAAAAGGGCTATGGATACGCGCCAGCCGAAGATTCCGATGATAAATATCATGGTGTCACGAAATTTGATGTTCGCACAGGAACGCAAATGAAAGCCGTGGCAAATGCGCCAAGCTATACCAGCGTTTATGCCAAAGCACTGATTGCCGAGGCCGAGGCGGATGACACCGTGATTGGCATCACCGCCGCTATGCCTTCCGGAACGGGCATTGATGCATTCAGCCAGAAATTCCCCGAACGTACGTTCGATGTGGGCATCGCTGAACAACATGCCGTGACCTTTGCGGCAGGCTTAGCCGCCGAAGGGTACAAGCCATTCGCCACGATTTATTCGACCTTCCTGCAACGCGCCTATGACCAAGTCGTGCATGATGTGGCCGTACAAAATCTGCCCGTGCGTTTCGCTATCGACCGCGCTGGCCTTGTGGGTGCAGACGGTGAAACCCATGCGGGTTCGTTCGACGTTGCCTATCTCACTGCCCTGCCAAATTTTGTGGTGATGGCAGCGAGTGATGAGGCGGAATTGATGCATATGGTCGCCACCTGCGCGGCGTATAATAATGGCCCAAGTGCCGTGCGTTACCCGCGTGGCGAAGGCACAGGCGTTACCCTGCCCGCACGTGGTACACCGCTTGAAATCGGCAAGGGACGCATGATTCGCGAAGGTGCGAAGGTCGCCCTACTCAACTTTGGGGCACGACTAAGTGAATGCAAAAAAGCTGCCGACCATCTCGCGCAGCATGGCATCAACATCACGATTGCGGATGCGCGTTTTGCTAAACCGCTCGACGAAGCGATGATTCAGAATCTCATTAAAAATCACGAATGGGTGATTACGATTGAAGAAGGTTCGCAAGGTGGTTTCGGTTCGCATGTGCTCACCACGGCAACCAACAAAGGCTGGCTGGATAGTGGTAAATGCAAGCTACGCAGCTTGGCACTGCCTGATATGTTCCAACGCCAGAACGCACCCGTGAAGCAATATGATGAAGCTGGGTTAAATGCCACGCAATTGATTGCGACGATTACCGAGCTGCTCGGCGCGAAGAACGTGCCACTTCAGATAGCAGCCTAAATCTCTTCGAAGCACCAAAGCAATACTGCCTTCTGTACGTGCAGGCGGTTTTCGGCTTCGTCCCACACGGCACTCTGCGGGCCATCGAGAACGCTGTCAGTCACTTCCTCACCACGGTGCGCAGGCAAGCAATGCAGGAAGATTGCGTCTTTTCTTGCACGCGCCATCATTGCGTCATTGATTTGGTAGCCTTCGAACGCTTGACGGCGAGTGAGCGTGTCATCGTCGCCCATGGAGATCCACGTGTCGGTGACGACTACGTCTGCGCCTTCGACGGCCTCTTCGGGCTTATTGACCAACATGATTTTCGCGTCATTCTTTTTAGCATCTGCCAAAATCTCTGCGCTTGGCTGCAGGGTTTTTGGGCAAGCAAGTTTCAGCGTGAAGCCCAATTTATCGGCGGCGGTTATCCAGCTATTGGCCATATTGTTGCCGTCGCCCACCCATGCAATCGTTTTGCCTGAAATACTGCCGAGGCGCTCTTCGACCGTCATCACATCCGCCAGTAATTGGCAGGGGTGCAGCAGATTGGTGAGGCCATTAATCACGGGCACGGTTGCGTATTGCGCCAACTCCATGATGGTGTTGTGGCCATGGGCACGCAGCATAATCGCATGCACATAGCGTGAGAGAACGCGCGCTGTATCGGCAACGGTTTCGCCCCTGCCCAACTGCAAATCATCCTTTTGCAAAATCAGTGCGTGCCCGCCTAGCTCGTTCATGGCTGTTTCGAAAGAAACACGCGTGCGCGTCGAGTTTTTCTCAAAAATCATGGCGAGGGATTTGCCGCGCAGATTGCGCTCTTCATTGCCGCGCACGGATTTACGACGCTTGGCTTCAGCAAGCAGTGCATTGAGTTCTGCGGCACTGAGTGACCGCCAATCCAGAAAATGACGCATGGGCTAGCCTTTCTTCAAAACTTTTTCGATGATGCCGAGTGCTTCCTGCACATGGCCGATTTCAATATTCAATGGTGGTACGAGGCGAATCACATTCGTCACCGTTGGTGCGGTGGTTAATCCATGCTCCAACAATTGTGCGGCGAGTGCGCGCGCATCGCCCACTGGCTCGAGACCAATCATTAAACCAACACCGCGTACGTCTTTAATCACTGCATATTTCTGCTGAAGGCCTTTTAGACCATTCATCAATTCTTCGCTGATAGTTTTTACATGAGGGAGGAAGTTTTTCTCCTGCATCATCGCCAGCACTTCGTTACCAACGGCCATTGCTAGCGGGTTGTTATTATAGGTTCCACCATGGCTGCCTGCGGGAATGGCTTTTGCGACCTTCTCGCTAATCAACACCGCACCAAGAGGGAAGCCTGCACCAATACCCTTTGCCGAGGTGCAGATATCCGGTGTAATACCCGCGCGCTCAAACGCGAATAACGTGCCAGGGCGACCATAGCCACACTGCACTTCGTCGCACATTAGCAGAATTCCCTCAGCATCGCACAGCGCGCGAACGGCTTTGAGGAAGTCGATATCGAATACGCGCACGCCGCCCTCACCTTGAATTGGCTCAAGCAAAATACCCGCCGTATTTTTACCAAGTGCATTTTTTACTGCTGCAATGTCGCTAAATGCCACGCGGTCAAACCCGCCGAGCAATTGTCCAAAACCAACACGCGCATAGTCGTTACCGCCTGCGGAGATACCGCCGTATGTGCGGCCATGGAATCCACCTTCGAAGGTGATGATGCGGTGACGATAGCCTTGCCCGTTTTCGTAGTGATAGCGGCGCATGAATTTGATGCCCGCCTCCACCGCTTCGGTGCCTGAGGAGCAAAAGAATACGGAATCTGCAAAGGTGGCTTTCACCAAATTAGCTGAGAAGGTTTCAAGCTCGGGCGTCATGAATTGATTGGAGCAGTGCCATAAGCGTGCCGCCTGATTTTGTAGTACCTCTACCAAACGTGGGTGCGAGTGGCCAAAAGCATTCACCGCGATGCCCGCCGCAAAGTCGAGGTAATGCTTCCCATCATCACCGATCAGATACGCGCCTTCACCATGCGTAATACGCACGTTCGAACGCCGATAAACTGGCATGTAGGGTGTAATGGTCATAGGGGATGAGCGAATACGCCAAAAGCGCTAGCTTTTCAAGCGATAGCCACGCTTAATCATGGAATAAGCAACGCACAGAAGCACGAGATTGGTAGCAATTAGCACTTTCACGCCAAGAATCGGTGAACTGTCGCTGTAGCCAATCACTGCGTAACGGAAGCCATCAATCATGTAAAAGAATGGGTTGGCGTGGCTGATTGCTTGGAAAAACGGCGGCAAATCCTGAATCGAATAGAATGTGCCCGAAAGGAAGGAAAGCGGCGTGATGATGTAATTCGTGATGGCAGATGTCTGATCGAAGGTATTGGCAAAGATACCAGCAATCAGGCCAAGCAACGCCAGCATGAGTGAGGAGGCAACGATAAAGAAAACCACCGCCCACCAATGCGAAATGCTGTACGGCACAAAAAACCACATAGCCACGCTGACTGTTACGGCGACCATCAAACCACGCGAAACACCGCCCATAACCATGCCTGCGGTAATTTCAATTGCTGAGAGTGGCGGCATCAGCAGGTCATTAATGATGCCTTGGAATTTCATCAGCATGAGCGATGAAGAGGTATTGGCAAAGGCGTTTTGCACTACCGCCATCATGATGAGGCCTGGCGCAATAAACATATCATAATGCACACCATGGATAAGGCGCTCATGCGCACCCATAGCGAGTGTGAGTATAGCAAGAAACAGCAGTGTAGTTACCACGGGCGCGGTGATGGTTTGATTCCATACCTTCAGGAATCGCCATGTCTCGCGCTTATAGAGGGTTGCAAGCCCTACCCAGTTTACGGTGCTCATCATGCCTTCCAGATACTGTATTTAATATAGTGCGCAAGTGACTTCATTATAAACAGTCTGTTTTGACAAATAGGTGAAAGAGTGTTTGATGCAAC
This sequence is a window from Alphaproteobacteria bacterium. Protein-coding genes within it:
- the dxs gene encoding 1-deoxy-D-xylulose-5-phosphate synthase, coding for MNPKPLTPLLDRVQYPADTRGLSLDELKQLAKELRDEMVDAVAQTGGHLGAGLGVVELTVALHHVFNTPNDKIIWDVGHQAYPHKILTGRRDKIRTIRQGGGLSGFCKRDESEYDVFGAGHSSTSISAGLGMAVARDFAKQDHEIVCVIGDGAMSAGMAYEAMNNAGALGSRLIVILNDNDMSIAPPTGALSAYLSRLISSKSYRSLRHIGKMVASKFPEPLQRAAKSTEAHIRTYATGGTLFEALGFYYVGPVDGHNLDHLLPVLKNVRDEKKSGPVLIHVVTQKGYGYAPAEDSDDKYHGVTKFDVRTGTQMKAVANAPSYTSVYAKALIAEAEADDTVIGITAAMPSGTGIDAFSQKFPERTFDVGIAEQHAVTFAAGLAAEGYKPFATIYSTFLQRAYDQVVHDVAVQNLPVRFAIDRAGLVGADGETHAGSFDVAYLTALPNFVVMAASDEAELMHMVATCAAYNNGPSAVRYPRGEGTGVTLPARGTPLEIGKGRMIREGAKVALLNFGARLSECKKAADHLAQHGINITIADARFAKPLDEAMIQNLIKNHEWVITIEEGSQGGFGSHVLTTATNKGWLDSGKCKLRSLALPDMFQRQNAPVKQYDEAGLNATQLIATITELLGAKNVPLQIAA
- the argF gene encoding ornithine carbamoyltransferase; this translates as MRHFLDWRSLSAAELNALLAEAKRRKSVRGNEERNLRGKSLAMIFEKNSTRTRVSFETAMNELGGHALILQKDDLQLGRGETVADTARVLSRYVHAIMLRAHGHNTIMELAQYATVPVINGLTNLLHPCQLLADVMTVEERLGSISGKTIAWVGDGNNMANSWITAADKLGFTLKLACPKTLQPSAEILADAKKNDAKIMLVNKPEEAVEGADVVVTDTWISMGDDDTLTRRQAFEGYQINDAMMARARKDAIFLHCLPAHRGEEVTDSVLDGPQSAVWDEAENRLHVQKAVLLWCFEEI
- a CDS encoding aspartate aminotransferase family protein, giving the protein MTITPYMPVYRRSNVRITHGEGAYLIGDDGKHYLDFAAGIAVNAFGHSHPRLVEVLQNQAARLWHCSNQFMTPELETFSANLVKATFADSVFFCSSGTEAVEAGIKFMRRYHYENGQGYRHRIITFEGGFHGRTYGGISAGGNDYARVGFGQLLGGFDRVAFSDIAAVKNALGKNTAGILLEPIQGEGGVRVFDIDFLKAVRALCDAEGILLMCDEVQCGYGRPGTLFAFERAGITPDICTSAKGIGAGFPLGAVLISEKVAKAIPAGSHGGTYNNNPLAMAVGNEVLAMMQEKNFLPHVKTISEELMNGLKGLQQKYAVIKDVRGVGLMIGLEPVGDARALAAQLLEHGLTTAPTVTNVIRLVPPLNIEIGHVQEALGIIEKVLKKG
- a CDS encoding ABC transporter permease, which produces MSTVNWVGLATLYKRETWRFLKVWNQTITAPVVTTLLFLAILTLAMGAHERLIHGVHYDMFIAPGLIMMAVVQNAFANTSSSLMLMKFQGIINDLLMPPLSAIEITAGMVMGGVSRGLMVAVTVSVAMWFFVPYSISHWWAVVFFIVASSLMLALLGLIAGIFANTFDQTSAITNYIITPLSFLSGTFYSIQDLPPFFQAISHANPFFYMIDGFRYAVIGYSDSSPILGVKVLIATNLVLLCVAYSMIKRGYRLKS